In Inquilinus sp. Marseille-Q2685, the following proteins share a genomic window:
- a CDS encoding DsbE family thiol:disulfide interchange protein, which produces MTEDLATIGAPLAGTTLPDKGISRRRLLYVAPAAGFIGLAGLFAWGLNQDPRVLPSALIGKPVPVFALPPVQGRMLGLASTDLIGQVSLVNVFASWCTACRLEHPVFMRLAGTGAVPLHGLNTKDKPADAAAWLDEMGDPYNRTGADLDGRVAIDWGVYGVPETYVIDRQGRIAHKHVGPVTPDVMDRTILPLVAELRR; this is translated from the coding sequence ATGACTGAAGACCTTGCGACGATCGGTGCGCCCCTGGCCGGGACCACCCTGCCGGACAAGGGGATATCGCGGCGTCGGCTGCTTTACGTCGCGCCGGCGGCCGGCTTCATCGGCCTCGCCGGCCTGTTCGCCTGGGGGCTGAATCAGGATCCCCGCGTGCTCCCCTCCGCGCTGATCGGCAAGCCGGTGCCGGTGTTCGCGCTGCCGCCGGTTCAGGGGCGCATGCTGGGTCTCGCCAGCACCGATCTGATCGGTCAGGTCTCGCTGGTGAACGTCTTCGCCTCCTGGTGCACCGCCTGCCGCCTGGAGCATCCGGTGTTCATGCGGCTCGCTGGGACCGGCGCCGTCCCCCTGCACGGCCTCAACACCAAGGACAAGCCGGCCGATGCCGCGGCATGGCTCGACGAGATGGGCGATCCCTACAACCGGACCGGCGCCGATCTCGACGGCCGGGTGGCGATCGACTGGGGCGTCTACGGCGTGCCCGAGACCTATGTCATCGACCGCCAGGGGCGGATCGCGCACAAGCATGTCGGCCCCGTCACGCCGGACGTGATGGACAGGACCATTCTGCCGCTGGTCGCGGAGCTGCGGCGATGA
- a CDS encoding TlpA disulfide reductase family protein: MSRLTLHEQPRPVPAFGFTDAGGQRLSLDAFKGRTVLLNLWATWCAPCRKEMPSLDRLQAVMGGPDFQVLALSIDRGGLEPVRAFFGELGLEHLAIFLDPPNASTQALNVVGIPTTLLIDGEGREVGRATGPAEWDSPEMKALIRQGMGRSAAGLPSTSEEKGS, translated from the coding sequence ATGTCCCGTCTGACCCTGCACGAGCAGCCGAGACCGGTGCCGGCCTTCGGCTTCACAGACGCTGGGGGCCAGAGGCTCAGCCTCGACGCCTTCAAAGGCCGCACCGTGCTGCTCAACCTCTGGGCGACCTGGTGCGCGCCGTGCCGCAAGGAGATGCCGTCGCTCGACCGGCTGCAGGCGGTGATGGGCGGCCCGGACTTCCAGGTCTTGGCGCTGTCGATCGACCGCGGCGGCCTGGAGCCGGTCCGCGCCTTCTTCGGCGAGCTCGGGCTCGAGCATCTCGCCATCTTTCTCGACCCTCCGAACGCCTCCACCCAGGCGCTCAACGTCGTCGGCATCCCGACCACGCTGCTGATCGACGGCGAGGGCCGGGAGGTCGGCCGCGCGACCGGCCCGGCCGAATGGGACAGCCCCGAGATGAAGGCGCTGATCCGGCAGGGCATGGGCCGCAGCGCGGCCGGCCTTCCATCCACATCCGAGGAGAAAGGATCATGA
- a CDS encoding SCO family protein, whose product MSRRVKWLLRLLVAALAVNVAALVLLTTGRLPMMPSSGTWVRTGTVLIGGPFTLTATDGRTVTDQTYRGKWLLIYFGYTFCPDACPTALNNMSIALQTLGAEADRIQPLFITVDPKRDTRQVVASYLESFDPRFVGLVGTEAQTDAIIKTYRLYVEPQKESGDTYLVAHSTYVYLMNPDGVFVDVIDGGTPGDQMADAVRKLINEHST is encoded by the coding sequence ATGAGCCGTCGCGTGAAGTGGCTTCTACGGCTCCTGGTCGCGGCGCTCGCCGTCAACGTCGCTGCGCTCGTGCTGCTGACGACAGGGCGCTTGCCGATGATGCCCAGCTCGGGGACATGGGTGAGGACCGGCACGGTGCTGATCGGAGGCCCGTTCACGCTGACGGCGACCGACGGCCGGACCGTGACCGACCAGACCTACCGCGGCAAATGGCTGTTGATCTATTTCGGGTACACCTTCTGCCCCGACGCCTGCCCGACGGCGCTCAACAACATGAGCATCGCCCTGCAGACGCTCGGGGCGGAGGCGGACAGGATCCAGCCGCTCTTCATCACCGTCGACCCGAAGCGCGACACCCGGCAGGTCGTGGCGTCCTACCTGGAATCCTTCGATCCCCGCTTCGTCGGGCTGGTGGGGACCGAGGCGCAGACCGACGCGATCATCAAGACCTACCGGCTCTATGTCGAGCCGCAGAAGGAGTCGGGCGACACCTATCTCGTCGCCCACAGCACCTATGTCTACCTGATGAATCCGGACGGCGTGTTCGTGGACGTCATCGACGGCGGTACGCCGGGCGACCAGATGGCGGATGCGGTGCGCAAGCTGATCAACGAACACTCGACCTAG
- a CDS encoding copper chaperone PCu(A)C, translating to MKRVMAALVLAIGVLSTAAAEADPGGIAVDGAWARATPKGAVTGVVYVTLANNGPNADRLLGASSPIAETIQFHSSSSESGVMKMDQLSALDLAPGETVTLKPGGIHMMMLGLTQPLREGQTFPLTLTFETAHSVEVTVRIGKIGAMEVPGAAGGG from the coding sequence ATGAAGCGCGTCATGGCCGCTCTTGTTCTTGCGATCGGTGTCTTGTCGACGGCAGCGGCCGAAGCCGATCCGGGCGGCATCGCCGTGGACGGCGCCTGGGCGCGGGCTACTCCCAAAGGTGCGGTCACGGGGGTGGTCTATGTGACCCTCGCCAACAACGGACCCAACGCCGATCGTCTGCTCGGCGCCTCGAGCCCGATCGCTGAGACCATCCAGTTCCATTCTTCGTCCAGCGAGAGCGGGGTGATGAAGATGGACCAGCTCTCCGCCCTCGACCTTGCCCCGGGAGAGACCGTCACGCTGAAGCCGGGCGGCATCCACATGATGATGCTTGGCCTGACGCAGCCGCTTCGGGAGGGCCAGACCTTTCCGCTCACCCTGACCTTTGAGACTGCCCATAGCGTCGAGGTGACGGTCCGCATCGGCAAGATCGGCGCGATGGAGGTCCCCGGTGCTGCTGGCGGCGGATAG
- a CDS encoding cytochrome c biogenesis CcdA family protein, translating into MSELSGIGLVTAFAAGTVSFLSPCVLPLVPGYLSYVAGQSLHKEADRNDLAARLAVLGLGAFFVLGFSTVFILLGASATALGSLLLSYRYEANLIGGVLVILFGLLTTGIVRFGWLQRDHRFHAELRGGHPLAAYTLGLAFAFGWTPCIGPVLGAILTVSAATATVSDGITLLALYSLGLGIPFLLCALFASQVLGRLRAVRKAGRYLQLGAGALMVAMGAAMITGKMTEMSYWFLETFPALARIG; encoded by the coding sequence ATGTCTGAACTCTCCGGCATCGGCCTCGTGACCGCCTTCGCCGCCGGCACCGTGTCGTTCCTGTCGCCCTGTGTGTTGCCGCTGGTGCCGGGCTATCTCTCCTATGTCGCGGGCCAGTCCTTGCACAAAGAGGCGGACCGGAACGATCTGGCCGCCCGGCTGGCCGTCCTGGGTCTCGGGGCGTTTTTCGTCCTCGGCTTCTCGACCGTCTTCATCCTACTCGGCGCCAGCGCCACCGCGCTCGGCAGCCTGCTCCTGTCCTACCGGTACGAGGCCAACCTGATCGGCGGTGTGCTCGTCATCCTGTTCGGGCTGCTCACGACCGGCATCGTCCGGTTTGGCTGGCTGCAGCGCGACCATCGCTTCCATGCCGAGCTGCGGGGTGGTCACCCCCTGGCGGCCTATACGCTCGGCCTGGCCTTCGCCTTCGGCTGGACGCCCTGCATCGGGCCGGTGCTCGGCGCCATCCTGACGGTGAGCGCCGCCACCGCGACGGTGTCGGATGGGATCACGCTGCTGGCGCTGTATTCCCTCGGCCTCGGCATTCCGTTCCTGCTGTGCGCGCTCTTCGCCAGCCAGGTCCTGGGCCGGCTGAGGGCCGTGCGCAAGGCCGGCCGCTATCTTCAGCTCGGGGCCGGCGCGCTGATGGTGGCGATGGGCGCCGCCATGATCACCGGCAAGATGACCGAGATGTCCTACTGGTTCCTGGAGACTTTCCCGGCCCTGGCGAGGATCGGCTGA
- the lgt gene encoding prolipoprotein diacylglyceryl transferase yields the protein MEWFDPVALQIGPVAIRWYALAYIAGFLLGWRYALWLTRRTALPPDRAALDDFLTWAVVGTILGGRLGYVLFYNLEEYLKVPLSILEIWHGGMSFHGGLIGVTAAIILFARRRGFSPLLLGDVVAAAAPIGLFFGRIANFVNGELWGRPTDVPWAVVFPNAGPEPRHPSQLYEAGLEGLLLFLILLPLAANPRIRARPGLVLGVFAIGYGLSRFLVEFVRQPDAQLGFLWLGATMGQLLSLPMIVIGIAVVLWAARRPAVEAAAA from the coding sequence ATGGAATGGTTCGATCCGGTCGCCCTGCAGATCGGCCCTGTCGCGATCCGCTGGTACGCCCTCGCCTACATCGCCGGCTTCCTCCTCGGCTGGCGCTACGCGCTGTGGCTGACCCGCCGCACCGCGCTGCCGCCCGACCGCGCGGCGCTGGACGACTTCCTGACCTGGGCGGTGGTCGGCACCATCCTCGGCGGCCGGCTCGGCTACGTCCTGTTCTACAATCTCGAGGAATATCTGAAGGTGCCGCTGTCGATCCTGGAGATCTGGCACGGCGGCATGTCGTTCCACGGCGGCCTCATCGGCGTCACCGCCGCGATCATCCTGTTCGCCCGGCGGCGCGGCTTCTCGCCCCTGCTGCTCGGCGACGTGGTCGCCGCCGCCGCGCCGATCGGGCTGTTCTTCGGCCGCATCGCCAATTTCGTGAACGGCGAGCTGTGGGGCCGGCCGACTGATGTGCCCTGGGCCGTCGTCTTCCCCAATGCCGGGCCGGAGCCGCGCCATCCGAGCCAGCTCTACGAGGCCGGGCTGGAGGGGCTGCTGCTGTTCCTGATCCTGCTGCCGCTGGCGGCGAATCCGCGCATTCGGGCCAGGCCCGGCCTGGTGCTGGGTGTCTTCGCCATCGGCTACGGCCTGTCGCGCTTCCTGGTCGAATTCGTGCGCCAGCCCGACGCCCAGCTCGGCTTCCTGTGGCTCGGCGCGACCATGGGGCAGCTGCTGTCGCTGCCGATGATCGTGATCGGCATCGCCGTGGTGCTGTGGGCGGCCCGCCGGCCGGCGGTCGAGGCCGCCGCGGCGTAA
- the cueR gene encoding Cu(I)-responsive transcriptional regulator: protein MTSLADLRGAAAPTPRTPRLVEAGRARPMNIGALAKRAGVSARMIRHYEEIGLIPAAARTASGYRTYGENDVRTLSFIARARGLGFSLEEIASLLDLWRDRDRASADVKAIVDRHMEEVEAKIRELRSLQRSLGDLARCCHDDDRPECPILDGLAGK, encoded by the coding sequence ATGACATCTCTCGCTGACTTGCGCGGAGCGGCCGCACCCACGCCTCGGACCCCAAGGCTGGTTGAAGCGGGTCGCGCGAGGCCAATGAACATCGGGGCCCTCGCGAAGCGAGCGGGCGTGTCGGCGCGCATGATCCGTCACTACGAGGAGATCGGGCTGATTCCCGCCGCGGCGCGGACGGCATCCGGATACCGGACATACGGCGAAAACGACGTCCGCACCCTGAGCTTCATCGCCCGCGCCCGCGGCCTCGGCTTCTCTCTCGAGGAGATCGCAAGCCTCCTCGACCTGTGGCGGGACCGGGACCGCGCCAGCGCCGATGTGAAGGCCATCGTCGACCGACATATGGAGGAGGTGGAGGCCAAGATCCGCGAACTTCGATCGCTGCAGAGAAGCCTGGGTGATCTCGCCCGGTGCTGCCACGACGACGACCGGCCGGAGTGCCCGATCCTCGACGGCCTCGCCGGCAAGTGA
- a CDS encoding DUF2933 domain-containing protein, whose amino-acid sequence MDGSFNLPDRSAPAAPSHSSACGGSSGWFGRHRRTVILAAVAVTIGGFALGWGWLGFAAMAPLLYLLPCMAMMAFCMKGMGRHGGEAPGARRDTSGSDPVSPSRT is encoded by the coding sequence ATGGACGGTTCGTTCAATCTCCCGGATCGGTCGGCTCCGGCAGCGCCGTCTCACTCCAGCGCGTGCGGCGGGTCATCCGGCTGGTTCGGGCGGCATCGCCGGACGGTCATTCTGGCCGCGGTGGCGGTCACGATCGGCGGCTTCGCCCTCGGCTGGGGCTGGCTCGGCTTTGCGGCCATGGCCCCGCTCCTCTATCTGCTCCCCTGCATGGCGATGATGGCCTTTTGCATGAAGGGGATGGGCCGGCATGGCGGTGAGGCCCCCGGAGCGAGACGGGACACCTCCGGCTCGGATCCGGTATCTCCGAGCAGGACCTGA
- a CDS encoding heavy metal translocating P-type ATPase produces MKDPVCGMMVDPTATPHRHEIDGTTYHFCSAGCRAEFASDPQRYIHPSAAAPIAGDAAPSAPPVSLEGSVWTCPMHPEIRQAGPGSCPICGMALEPLAPSVEEGPNPELRDMTLRFWVSVALTLPIVVLATGEELFGWAPLPAPASTLAQLALATPVVLWGGWPFFQRGWASVINRSLNMFSLIALGVGVAYAYSAVGALFPGLLPASFRSPMRGQVPVYFEAAAVIVTLVLLGQVIELRARSATGRAIRALLGLAPKTARIVHDDGREEDVPLDQIHAGAVLRVRPGEKVPVDGVVIEGRSSVDESMISGEPVPVEKTAGDKVTGATVNGTGGFLMRAERVGQDTMLAQIVRMVAEAQRSRAPIQKLADLVSAWFVPAVVAIAILAFAVWSMFGPEPAMTFALLNAVAVLIIACPCALGLATPMSIMVGTGRGAQAGVLVRNAEALELTEKIDTLVVDKTGTLTEGKPRLVSVVVAPDGGVPEDELLRLGASIERGSEHPLAAAIVKGAEELDLSIAAASDFRSATGKGVTGMVDGRTVALGNLGLLDDLGIDPDGLDERAQALRADGQGVMYVAVDGRAAGLLVVADPVKDSAAAAIQALRADGIRVVMLTGDNRTTAEAVARRVGGIDEVVADVLPDQKQAVVARLRQSGRRVAMAGDGINDAPALAAADVGIAMGTGTDVAMESAAVTLIKGDLNGIVRARRLSRAVMRNIRQNLFFAFVFNALAVPIAAGVLYPIWGLLLSPMIAGAAMALSSVTVIGNSLRLRASKLS; encoded by the coding sequence GTGAAGGACCCGGTCTGCGGGATGATGGTCGATCCGACGGCCACGCCGCATCGGCACGAGATCGACGGCACAACCTATCACTTCTGTAGCGCCGGCTGCCGCGCCGAGTTCGCATCCGATCCTCAGCGCTACATCCATCCCTCCGCAGCAGCGCCCATAGCAGGCGATGCGGCCCCGAGCGCCCCGCCCGTCTCCCTTGAAGGCTCAGTCTGGACCTGCCCCATGCACCCGGAGATTCGCCAGGCCGGACCGGGGAGCTGCCCGATCTGCGGCATGGCGTTGGAGCCGTTGGCTCCCTCGGTCGAAGAGGGTCCGAACCCGGAACTCCGCGACATGACTCTGCGGTTCTGGGTGAGCGTCGCGCTTACGCTCCCCATCGTCGTGCTCGCCACGGGGGAGGAGCTGTTCGGCTGGGCGCCGCTGCCGGCCCCGGCATCGACCCTGGCGCAGCTCGCCCTGGCGACACCGGTCGTGCTCTGGGGCGGATGGCCGTTCTTCCAGCGCGGCTGGGCCTCGGTGATCAACCGCAGCCTCAACATGTTCTCGCTGATCGCGCTCGGCGTGGGCGTCGCCTATGCCTACAGCGCCGTGGGCGCGCTCTTCCCCGGCCTGCTGCCGGCTTCGTTCCGATCGCCGATGAGGGGACAGGTGCCGGTCTATTTCGAGGCGGCCGCTGTCATCGTCACGCTGGTCCTGCTGGGCCAGGTGATCGAGCTCCGCGCCCGATCGGCCACGGGCCGGGCCATCCGTGCCCTGCTCGGCCTCGCCCCCAAGACCGCCCGCATCGTCCACGACGATGGTCGCGAGGAGGACGTCCCGCTCGACCAGATCCACGCGGGCGCCGTGCTGCGCGTGCGACCCGGGGAAAAGGTGCCGGTGGACGGCGTCGTGATCGAAGGCCGCTCCTCCGTCGACGAGTCGATGATCTCCGGCGAACCGGTGCCGGTCGAGAAGACGGCCGGGGACAAGGTCACCGGGGCGACGGTCAACGGGACTGGCGGCTTTTTGATGCGGGCGGAACGCGTCGGGCAGGACACGATGCTTGCGCAGATCGTGCGCATGGTGGCCGAGGCGCAGCGCTCACGGGCGCCGATCCAGAAGCTGGCGGACCTCGTCTCCGCCTGGTTCGTGCCGGCCGTCGTCGCGATCGCCATCCTCGCCTTCGCCGTCTGGTCGATGTTCGGCCCGGAACCGGCAATGACCTTTGCCCTCCTGAACGCGGTCGCGGTTCTGATCATCGCCTGCCCGTGCGCGCTGGGCCTCGCCACGCCGATGTCGATCATGGTCGGCACGGGCCGCGGCGCCCAGGCCGGCGTGCTGGTCAGGAACGCGGAGGCCCTGGAGCTCACGGAGAAGATCGACACCCTGGTCGTCGACAAGACGGGCACGCTCACCGAGGGCAAGCCTCGGCTCGTTTCCGTTGTCGTCGCTCCCGACGGCGGCGTCCCAGAGGACGAACTCCTGCGCCTGGGTGCCAGCATCGAGCGCGGCAGCGAGCATCCGCTCGCGGCCGCCATCGTGAAGGGAGCCGAGGAGTTGGACCTCTCTATAGCGGCAGCCTCCGATTTCCGCTCCGCGACCGGCAAGGGCGTCACCGGGATGGTCGACGGCCGGACGGTGGCGCTCGGCAATCTCGGCCTGCTCGACGATCTCGGCATCGATCCAGACGGCTTGGACGAGCGGGCGCAGGCCCTGCGCGCAGACGGTCAGGGCGTGATGTATGTTGCCGTCGACGGCCGCGCGGCCGGCCTCCTGGTCGTCGCCGACCCGGTGAAGGACAGCGCCGCGGCCGCGATCCAGGCCCTGCGGGCGGACGGGATCCGCGTCGTCATGTTGACCGGCGACAACCGCACCACCGCCGAGGCGGTGGCGCGCAGGGTCGGCGGCATCGACGAGGTCGTCGCCGATGTTTTGCCCGACCAGAAGCAGGCGGTGGTGGCGCGGCTGCGGCAGTCCGGGAGGCGGGTCGCCATGGCGGGCGACGGCATCAACGACGCGCCGGCGCTCGCCGCGGCCGATGTCGGCATCGCCATGGGCACCGGCACGGATGTCGCGATGGAAAGCGCCGCCGTGACCCTGATCAAGGGCGACCTCAACGGCATCGTGCGCGCCCGGCGGCTCTCGCGCGCCGTGATGCGCAATATCCGGCAGAACCTGTTCTTCGCCTTCGTCTTCAACGCTCTCGCCGTTCCGATCGCGGCCGGCGTTCTCTACCCGATCTGGGGACTCCTGCTCTCTCCGATGATTGCGGGTGCAGCCATGGCACTGAGCTCGGTCACAGTGATCGGCAACTCGCTACGCTTGCGAGCCAGCAAGTTGTCCTGA
- the petA gene encoding ubiquinol-cytochrome c reductase iron-sulfur subunit, which produces MTADNTATPEPSAPDGGTRRDFLYLTAGAVAALGTVSAVWPLIDSMNPAADVTALSSIDVDLEPVAVGQRITLKWRGRPVFIAHRTEAEIARARADDANPGLIDPEPDAARVQRPEWLVIVGVCTHLGCIPLGQRPVDPRSPFGGWFCPCHGSMYDTSGRVRRGPAPRNLEVPRYRFLDGTRIQIG; this is translated from the coding sequence ATGACCGCCGACAACACAGCGACACCGGAGCCATCAGCCCCCGATGGCGGGACTCGCAGGGACTTTCTTTACCTGACCGCGGGTGCCGTGGCCGCCCTGGGAACGGTGTCGGCGGTCTGGCCGCTGATCGACAGCATGAATCCCGCGGCGGATGTGACGGCCCTGTCGAGCATCGACGTCGATCTCGAGCCCGTTGCCGTCGGTCAGCGGATCACCCTCAAATGGAGGGGCCGCCCAGTGTTCATTGCGCACCGCACGGAGGCCGAAATCGCCCGTGCCCGGGCGGACGATGCGAACCCCGGCCTCATCGATCCGGAGCCGGATGCCGCGCGCGTGCAGCGGCCGGAATGGCTTGTGATCGTCGGCGTGTGCACGCATCTCGGCTGCATCCCGCTCGGCCAGCGGCCGGTGGATCCGCGCAGTCCCTTCGGCGGCTGGTTCTGCCCGTGCCATGGGTCGATGTATGACACGTCCGGGCGCGTGAGGCGGGGGCCGGCGCCGCGCAATCTCGAGGTTCCGCGTTATCGATTCCTCGACGGTACCCGGATTCAGATCGGATGA
- a CDS encoding NrsF family protein, protein MIRKRADRAETLIDRLVAEAEPVRPLRPPLWRCLLWLLIAVIVIGGAVSSIGLRPDLAQQMARPAYRLEWLASLLAGVLSAIAAFHLGLPDRSPRWTLVPASALIVWMAVIGYGGLTDWIRRGSQGFVIGSSFPCFMSILTMSIPLSAAMLIMLRHAGHVRPVATIATGMFATTALAATGLTLYHPLDTSIMVLIWHGGTIALLVGLTTLASRRLFALAGVASPT, encoded by the coding sequence ATGATCAGGAAGAGGGCGGACAGAGCCGAAACCCTGATCGACCGCCTCGTTGCCGAAGCCGAGCCGGTGCGACCCTTGCGGCCGCCCCTCTGGCGCTGCCTCCTCTGGCTTCTGATCGCGGTGATCGTGATCGGCGGGGCCGTGTCCTCGATCGGTCTCCGGCCTGATCTCGCGCAGCAGATGGCGCGACCGGCCTATCGGCTCGAATGGCTGGCGTCGCTGTTGGCCGGCGTCCTCTCGGCCATAGCCGCGTTCCATCTCGGTCTCCCGGATCGGTCGCCGCGCTGGACGCTGGTGCCCGCGTCGGCGCTGATCGTCTGGATGGCCGTGATCGGCTACGGCGGCCTGACCGACTGGATCCGCCGCGGCTCGCAGGGCTTCGTGATCGGCAGCAGCTTCCCTTGCTTCATGTCGATCCTCACGATGAGCATCCCACTCTCGGCGGCGATGCTCATCATGCTGCGCCATGCCGGGCACGTTCGGCCGGTCGCCACCATCGCCACCGGGATGTTCGCCACTACCGCGCTCGCAGCCACCGGCCTTACGCTTTACCACCCGCTCGACACCTCGATCATGGTGCTGATCTGGCACGGCGGCACGATCGCCCTGCTGGTCGGTCTGACGACGTTGGCCAGTCGACGGCTTTTCGCGCTTGCTGGGGTGGCCTCGCCCACTTGA
- a CDS encoding response regulator: MTDRPSLLFVDDEERIVKLLKVMFRSSYDVYTATSGREALAILEAHRIDVIVSDQRMPEMVGIELLSQVCKRWPNTVRILLTGYSDLVAIIGAVNEGEVFRFLNKPWNQDELRQVIAEAVDIARAAPAAAEEVEAVLTPPLGVATKLLAIDGVAADRQEMLEMFTRDYSILTASTMEEALEILEQEEIGVIVTNSEVDGVDVTDMLARVAKIDPSITVVATTSAPDADTIVKLINQGQIYRFAIKPLSPNVFRLAVSAAIREHRRRLVDPRFARQPVQRQVEAAATEGGGLLDNIVRSLGRFTKVS, translated from the coding sequence ATGACTGACAGGCCCAGCCTGCTCTTCGTGGACGACGAAGAGCGCATCGTGAAGCTGCTCAAGGTGATGTTCCGGTCCAGCTACGACGTCTACACCGCGACCAGCGGGCGGGAGGCCTTGGCGATCCTGGAGGCCCACCGGATCGACGTGATCGTCTCCGACCAGCGGATGCCGGAGATGGTCGGCATCGAGTTGCTGTCGCAGGTCTGCAAGCGCTGGCCCAACACGGTGCGGATCCTGCTGACCGGCTACAGCGACCTGGTCGCCATCATCGGCGCGGTCAATGAAGGCGAGGTGTTCCGTTTCCTCAACAAGCCCTGGAACCAGGATGAGCTGCGTCAGGTCATCGCCGAGGCGGTCGACATCGCGCGCGCCGCCCCGGCCGCGGCCGAGGAGGTCGAGGCGGTGCTGACGCCGCCGCTCGGCGTCGCCACCAAGCTGCTGGCGATCGACGGCGTGGCGGCCGACCGCCAGGAAATGCTCGAGATGTTCACCCGCGACTACAGCATCCTGACCGCCTCCACCATGGAGGAGGCGCTGGAGATCCTGGAGCAGGAGGAGATCGGCGTCATCGTCACCAACAGCGAGGTCGACGGCGTCGACGTCACCGACATGCTGGCGCGGGTCGCCAAGATCGACCCCTCCATCACCGTGGTGGCCACGACCTCCGCCCCCGACGCCGACACCATCGTCAAGCTGATCAACCAGGGGCAGATCTACCGCTTCGCCATCAAGCCCCTCAGCCCGAACGTCTTCCGCCTCGCCGTCAGCGCCGCCATCCGCGAGCATCGCCGGCGCCTGGTCGATCCGAGATTCGCCCGGCAGCCGGTGCAGAGACAGGTCGAGGCCGCGGCAACGGAGGGCGGCGGTCTGCTCGACAACATCGTCCGCAGCCTCGGCCGCTTCACCAAGGTCAGCTAG